In Leclercia adecarboxylata, a single genomic region encodes these proteins:
- a CDS encoding antirestriction protein ArdA yields the protein MTDITTPSVYVGTYHKYNCGSIAGAWLDLTDFDSSEEFYERCRELHANEADPEFMFQDWEGIPSDMASECHINWDFINGFKQAREEGNEAAFVAFVDLFNSTDFDLFRDAYMGEAKDEETFAEEYLNDSGLLNEIPESVARYFDIVAYARDLFIGDFSLHDGHVFNMTC from the coding sequence ATGACTGATATTACGACCCCTTCTGTTTATGTTGGCACTTACCATAAATACAACTGCGGAAGCATTGCGGGAGCCTGGCTCGATCTGACCGATTTTGATAGCTCAGAGGAGTTTTACGAGCGCTGCCGCGAGTTACACGCAAATGAGGCTGATCCAGAATTTATGTTCCAGGATTGGGAGGGTATTCCGTCTGATATGGCGTCAGAGTGCCATATCAACTGGGATTTTATTAACGGCTTTAAACAAGCCCGCGAGGAAGGAAACGAAGCGGCGTTTGTGGCCTTTGTTGATCTGTTTAATAGCACTGATTTCGACCTGTTTAGAGATGCCTATATGGGCGAAGCTAAGGACGAAGAAACTTTTGCAGAGGAATACCTGAATGATAGCGGTCTACTGAATGAAATTCCTGAATCCGTAGCCCGATATTTTGACATCGTAGCCTATGCGCGGGATCTGTTTATTGGGGATTTCAGTTTACATGACGGACACGTATTTAACATGACTTGCTGA